In one window of Gymnogyps californianus isolate 813 chromosome 7, ASM1813914v2, whole genome shotgun sequence DNA:
- the PRKAG3 gene encoding 5'-AMP-activated protein kinase subunit gamma-3 isoform X1 yields the protein MERLPGPAAPQVALADAAARLEEEGFPEALCPREQGEEEEEEEEEDRRRSPRPVTFTLGNEILGLGPESEFQSPDAEVYMHFMRSHCCYDAIPTSCKLVVFDTSLEIKKAFVALVANGVRAAPLWDSKTQSFVGMLTITDFINILHRYYRSPLVQIYEVEEHKIETWREVYLQGSFKPLVSISPSNSLFDAVYSLIKHKIHRLPVIEPISGNVLHILTHKRILKFLHIFGSTVPKPHFLKKTVQELCIGTFRDVAVVPETAPVYTALEIFVDRRVSALPVINDAGQVVGLYSRFDVIHLAAQKTYNNLDMSVREALRQRTVCLEGVLTCYPHETMEDIIDRIAKEQVHRLVLVDENQHPRGIVSLSDILQALVLTPAGINALNS from the exons ATGGAGCGactccccggccccgccgcaccCCAG GTGGCGCTGGCGGATGCTGCTGCCCGCCTTGAGGAGGAAG GGTTCCCGGAGGCCCTGTGCcccagggagcagggggaggaggaggaagaggaggaggaagaggacaggcGGAGGAGCCCAAGACCTGTCACTTTCACGCTGGGCAACGAGATACTTGGGCTGGGCCCAGAGAGCGAGTTTCAGAGCCCCGACGCCGAGGTCTACATGCACTTTATGAGGAGCCACTGCTGCTACGACGCCATCCCCACCAGCTGCAAGCTCGTCGTCTTTGACACCTCCCTGGAG ATCAAGAAAGCCTTTGTGGCACTGGTGGCCAATGGGGTGCGTGCCGCCCCGCTCTGGGACAGCAAGACACAGAGCTTTGTGG GGATGCTCACCATCACCGACTTCATCAACATCCTCCACCGCTACTACCGCTCACCCCTG GTTCAGATCTACGAGGTGGAGGAGCACAAGATTGAGACCTGGAGAG AGGTGTACCTGCAGGGCTCCTTCAAGCCGCTGGTCTCCATCTCCCCGAGCAATAG CCTCTTCGACGCTGTCTACTCCCTGATCAAGCACAAGATCCACCGCCTGCCCGTCATCGAGCCCATCTCGGGCAATGTCCTGCACATCCTGACGCACAAGCGCATCCTCAAGTTCCTCCACATCTTC GGCTCCACCGTCCCCAAGCCACACTTCCTGAAGAAAACAGTGCAGGAGCTGTGCATCGGCACCTTCCGTGACGTGGCTGTTGTGCCCGAGACCGCCCCCGTCTACACCGCCCTGGAGATCTTCGTGGACCGCCGCGTCTCTGCCCTGCCAGTCATCAACGATGCTG GGCAAGTGGTTGGCCTCTACTCCCGGTTTGACGTCATT CACCTGGCAGCCCAGAAGACCTACAACAACCTGGACATGAGCGTGCGGGAGGCGCTGCGGCAGCGCACCGTCTGCCTGGAGGGGGTCCTCACCTGCTACCCCCATGAAACCATGGAGGACATCATTGACCGCATTGCCAAGGAGCAG GTCCATCGCCTGGTTCTGGTGGATGAGAACCAGCACCCCCGGGGCATCGTTTCCCTCTCCGACATCCTCCAGGCCCTTGTGCTCACTCCCGCAGGTATCAATGCTCTTAACTCTTAG
- the PRKAG3 gene encoding 5'-AMP-activated protein kinase subunit gamma-3 isoform X2: protein MHFMRSHCCYDAIPTSCKLVVFDTSLEIKKAFVALVANGVRAAPLWDSKTQSFVGMLTITDFINILHRYYRSPLVQIYEVEEHKIETWREVYLQGSFKPLVSISPSNSLFDAVYSLIKHKIHRLPVIEPISGNVLHILTHKRILKFLHIFGSTVPKPHFLKKTVQELCIGTFRDVAVVPETAPVYTALEIFVDRRVSALPVINDAGQVVGLYSRFDVIHLAAQKTYNNLDMSVREALRQRTVCLEGVLTCYPHETMEDIIDRIAKEQVHRLVLVDENQHPRGIVSLSDILQALVLTPAGIDRSSL from the exons ATGCACTTTATGAGGAGCCACTGCTGCTACGACGCCATCCCCACCAGCTGCAAGCTCGTCGTCTTTGACACCTCCCTGGAG ATCAAGAAAGCCTTTGTGGCACTGGTGGCCAATGGGGTGCGTGCCGCCCCGCTCTGGGACAGCAAGACACAGAGCTTTGTGG GGATGCTCACCATCACCGACTTCATCAACATCCTCCACCGCTACTACCGCTCACCCCTG GTTCAGATCTACGAGGTGGAGGAGCACAAGATTGAGACCTGGAGAG AGGTGTACCTGCAGGGCTCCTTCAAGCCGCTGGTCTCCATCTCCCCGAGCAATAG CCTCTTCGACGCTGTCTACTCCCTGATCAAGCACAAGATCCACCGCCTGCCCGTCATCGAGCCCATCTCGGGCAATGTCCTGCACATCCTGACGCACAAGCGCATCCTCAAGTTCCTCCACATCTTC GGCTCCACCGTCCCCAAGCCACACTTCCTGAAGAAAACAGTGCAGGAGCTGTGCATCGGCACCTTCCGTGACGTGGCTGTTGTGCCCGAGACCGCCCCCGTCTACACCGCCCTGGAGATCTTCGTGGACCGCCGCGTCTCTGCCCTGCCAGTCATCAACGATGCTG GGCAAGTGGTTGGCCTCTACTCCCGGTTTGACGTCATT CACCTGGCAGCCCAGAAGACCTACAACAACCTGGACATGAGCGTGCGGGAGGCGCTGCGGCAGCGCACCGTCTGCCTGGAGGGGGTCCTCACCTGCTACCCCCATGAAACCATGGAGGACATCATTGACCGCATTGCCAAGGAGCAG GTCCATCGCCTGGTTCTGGTGGATGAGAACCAGCACCCCCGGGGCATCGTTTCCCTCTCCGACATCCTCCAGGCCCTTGTGCTCACTCCCGCAG GCATTGACCGATCCTCACTCTGA